The genomic interval tgatattagGCAAACCAGAAACAAGATCCTTGGATTTCAATttgttcaaataatttgtatgaatGTGAGCTAACCTtttgtgccacaaccaagactcatcactttttGACAGAAGACATTCATTTTCAGAATCATTTTCCAAGATATCCAAGAGATATATATTGTTTACTCTTTTATCTGTAAACAAAACCTCACCAAAAGAATCATGTGAGATTTTGCGCCCATTTGATTTGAAATTTACCTTGTACCCTCTTTCACACAATTGACTGATACTTAGAAGACTGTGCCTTAGTCCTTCCACatataaaacattttcaatGGTGGTTGAACTTCCAGTTTCAACATTTCCTTTTCTTAGAATTCTTCCACGGTTATTGTCTCCATAAGTGACATGTCCCCCTGCCTTGAGTTTTAGGCTAGTGAACTTAGTTAGGTCACTGGTCATATGCTTTGAACATCCATTGTCCAAATACCATTGGTTCCTcttgttgtttttctgcaaaaacaaaacaaaaataatacacaTGGTACCccttttagtctagggtccagcagggattaatacctttcctttggaagccatttggccaagcTTTTAGGAACAAGGTATTTTCTAGCAATGCATGTTCTAGAAGTATGTCCaaatttcatacaataaaagcaAGTAACAGGATATACTTTTTTACCACTGTTGAAAGAggaaaaacttgtttttgaaggaacaaaaaaacttggtagctttttaacattgtttttctttcctAGATTATATCCAATTCCATTTTTGTTGAAAACATCATTTTGTGACCCTAAAAGAGTCTCAAGATTATCTTTTCCCTTAGTGAAGTTAGATAAAGTTTTCAACAAATACTCAACTTATTTTTCCAACATTTTACAGTTTTCACAAGTCTTTATAGAAGCATGGAAACATGTCAATCAAGGCTTACAAGATCAGTTTTAGCTTTATGCAGTTCCTCCTCAAGTGATTTTACCTtaggtgcaagaacattatttacATTTTGCAATTTAGTACATAatcatgagtttctttgaaGGCAACTAGCAATTGATCATAATTGTCAGATTCCATAAAGAAATCACTCACCGAATCAGATATTGATCCTTCATCTTTCATCATGAAACAGAGCTTTGTTTCTTCACTTTCTGTTGAGGAGCTGGTTGTTGAatatacttcattttcttcccaaGAGATATAGGCTCTTCTCCCTTTACTTCTTTCAACCTTCTTGCTGGctggtttttcttttatttgattgTTAGGACAATCACTCTTTATGTGACATGTtttaccacaaccaaaacaagtatagttagaAGAATTAGATTCATTCGGTTTAGGATACCTCCTATTTTGTTGAGTCCTATCTTTGCCTTTCTTCTTTAGGAATCTGCTAAACCTTTTTATAAGTAGGCTTAGTGTTTCATCATGTTCAACATTCTCTGCCTCCTCACTGCTATCATTATGTACACTTATTTTCAATGCAACTCCTTTGGTTTTCCTCTCCACTGTCTCTTGCTTTTTAAGCCTtttgagctctagctcatgctccattaattttccaaacagtgcagtaGTGGACAGCTTTGACAGATCTTTGCTTTCTGATATAGCAGTCACTTTGGGTTGGCAACTCCTATCAAGACACTTCATCACCTTAATAGtgagctcttctttgtcaaacaCCTTTTCCAGTCCAGTAAGATGATTTACAATGTGGGCAACCCTCTTCTGTACATCAACAATGTTTTCTTCAGGTTGCATCCTGAAAAGTTCGTATTCTTGAATGAGTGAGTGTTTTCTtgatctcttcacatcattCGTGCCTTCATGAGTAACTTCCAaaacttcccacatctccttagccgAATTGTACTAAGATATTCTGAAGAATTCATCCATTTTCAATGCAGAAGTTATGACGTTCTTAGCTACTagatcatattgagcctttttcttttcactctcattccattcagatcttggTTTTGCAACAGTTTCATCTTTTACAACATGCATTGGCACAAAAGGTCCATGGACCACAACCTCCCAAATATAAgagtcaatagattccatgaaaattttcaatCTTATTTTCCTGAATGCATAATTCATCCCACTAAACATAGggggtctattaatagacgaaCCCTTAgcaaaaagcactttaaactcagacatatTGCACACAAACTTcagtaaaatacaagtcctagctctgataccaattgttgggttcaatagtgtcaaagttcaaaagggggtgaattgagcttttaaatTTTCACACAGATTCAATCATTTTACCAAACATAGGAAAAGAATcgatttatttttcaatgaatagatttatttttctacttACTTCAGCAAAACAGTATTTCAGATATCTCATTTTAAGGTATTAAGTGATTTTAACAGAGAACAGAAAAACACCTTGATAAGCACAAAAAAAAACAGATAGTAGAATTCTGAGACAATTTGTGAATGTCAAACCATACAACAACTTTGAATGATTCATGCTAATTGATATACTTGGTTTTTGCAAAAACAATGTGTTTCAATTATATTCAAATTAGTTGTCTAGATTTCAACCAGTTATTCAAATTCATTTATCAGAAAACAAGAATAGTATGAACAgacccagaa from Phaseolus vulgaris cultivar G19833 chromosome 1, P. vulgaris v2.0, whole genome shotgun sequence carries:
- the LOC137815962 gene encoding uncharacterized protein; amino-acid sequence: MWEVLEVTHEGTNDVKRSRKHSLIQEYELFRMQPEENIVDVQKRVAHIVNHLTGLEKVFDKEELTIKVMKCLDRSCQPKVTAISESKDLSKLSTTALFGKLMEHELELKRLKKQETVERKTKGVALKISVHNDSSEEAENVEHDETLSLLIKRFSRFLKKKGKDRTQQNRRYPKPNESNSSNYTCFGCGKTCHIKSDCPNNQIKEKPASKKVERSKGRRAYISWEENEVYSTTSSSTESEETKLCFMMKDEGSISDSVSDFFMESDNYDQLLVAFKETHDYKNNKRNQWYLDNGCSKHMTSDLTKFTSLKLKAGGHVTYGDNNRGRILRKGNVETGSSTTIENVLYVEGLRHSLLSISQLCERGYKVNFKSNGRKISHDSFGEVLFTDKRVNNIYLLDILENDSENECLLSKSDESWLWHKRLAHIHTNYLNKLKSKDLVSGLPNIKFQNNRLCDACVKDAVYTATYVLNRTLISPILKKRPYELYKGRKPSASHLRLFGCKCFILNNGKDNLGKFDAKSDEGIHIGYALNGHAYRVFNKRLLTVEESMHVLFDESDNYMQKSVSDDLECDDLRIVLHKNYLINIDANDSHVVKEPIVSADLPKEWTTPRDLTLDNVIGNIEKGVSTRKSPNNL